A single region of the Candidatus Eisenbacteria bacterium genome encodes:
- a CDS encoding TIGR00282 family metallophosphoesterase — MNLLFIADIYGSPGRKAVRELVPDIVSSMGIDFVVGNVENSAAGFGVTKDILEELKELGLEAMTSGNHIWDRRESLPLLDSEPLLLRPHNYPEGVPGTGSKLFTSRDGVKIGVLNLMGRVFMRELLCPFRVADQEVARLRDLGARIILLDFHAEATAEKVALGWYLDGRISALLGTHTHIQTADERVLPKGTGYITDAGMTGPYDSVIGVRKELAIQKFLTLLPTRFEPATGDIRLNGVHLDVDEVTGHCRHIERISLALSPAPRVPVA, encoded by the coding sequence ATGAACCTCCTCTTCATCGCCGACATCTACGGCTCGCCGGGCCGCAAGGCCGTGCGCGAGCTGGTTCCCGACATCGTCTCGTCGATGGGAATCGACTTCGTCGTGGGCAACGTGGAGAATTCCGCCGCGGGCTTCGGCGTCACGAAGGACATCCTCGAGGAGCTGAAGGAGCTCGGCCTCGAGGCGATGACGAGCGGCAATCACATCTGGGACCGGCGCGAGTCGCTGCCGCTCCTCGACTCCGAGCCGCTCCTCCTGCGCCCGCACAACTACCCGGAGGGAGTTCCCGGAACGGGGTCGAAGCTCTTCACGAGCCGGGACGGCGTGAAGATCGGGGTGCTGAACCTGATGGGCCGGGTCTTCATGCGGGAGCTCCTGTGCCCCTTCCGCGTCGCGGACCAGGAGGTCGCGCGGCTGCGCGATCTCGGAGCCCGGATCATCCTCCTCGACTTCCACGCCGAGGCGACCGCGGAGAAGGTGGCGCTCGGCTGGTACCTGGACGGGCGGATCTCCGCGCTCCTCGGCACGCACACGCACATCCAGACCGCGGACGAGCGGGTGCTCCCCAAGGGAACCGGATACATCACGGACGCCGGCATGACGGGACCGTACGATTCCGTGATCGGAGTGCGAAAGGAGCTCGCGATCCAGAAGTTCCTCACGCTCCTTCCCACGCGCTTCGAGCCCGCGACGGGGGACATCCGGCTGAACGGCGTCCATCTCGACGTGGACGAGGTCACGGGACACTGCCGCCACATCGAGCGAATCTCCCTGGCCCTGAGCCCGGCGCCGCGGGTCCCGGTGGCGTGA
- the rny gene encoding ribonuclease Y has product MTFTPWVVVLVALGAAAVAFLGGWIAHRRIGEGKVYGAEQLAAKIVREAEKEAENQKKSAILEAKDEWFREKAKIDREVQSQKAEIQGMDRRLHELESNLNRRAEVLDKKERDQKRLERELEVRGEALAERDKDLARILNEQNARLQRISGMTMDEAKAMLIANMENEAKSEAAKRLQEIREEATRNAEKEAREIVTLAIQRCAADHSAESTVSVVHLPNDEMKGRIIGREGRNIRAFETVTGIDVIIDDTPEAVILSGFDPVRREVAKRALTKLVTDGRIHPARIEEVVAKTQKEVEEQILELGESAVLEVGVHSMHPEIVKLLGRLQYRTSYGQNILQHSKEVAWICGIMAAQLGFDIQLAKRAGLLHDLGKAVTHEVEGAHAQISMDFAKKYGEPDEVVRAVGYHHHDPTAENLYAVLVMAADAVSGARPGARRESIENYVKRLEALEKIADSFPGVEKSYAIQAGREVRIMVEPKNVDDARAVQLASDVARRVERELQYPGQIKVIVIRETRAMEYAR; this is encoded by the coding sequence ATGACGTTCACGCCATGGGTGGTCGTCCTCGTCGCGCTCGGGGCGGCGGCCGTCGCGTTTCTCGGCGGCTGGATCGCGCACCGTCGGATCGGGGAAGGAAAGGTGTACGGCGCGGAGCAGCTCGCCGCGAAGATCGTCCGGGAAGCCGAGAAGGAGGCGGAGAACCAGAAGAAGAGCGCCATCCTCGAAGCCAAGGACGAATGGTTCCGCGAGAAGGCGAAGATCGACCGCGAGGTCCAGTCTCAGAAGGCGGAGATCCAGGGGATGGACCGGCGCCTGCACGAGCTGGAGTCGAACCTGAACCGCCGGGCCGAGGTCCTCGACAAGAAGGAGCGCGACCAGAAGCGGCTCGAGCGGGAGCTCGAGGTCCGCGGCGAGGCCCTGGCGGAGCGGGACAAGGACCTGGCGCGGATCCTGAACGAGCAGAACGCGCGCCTCCAGCGGATCAGCGGCATGACCATGGACGAGGCCAAGGCCATGCTCATCGCCAACATGGAGAACGAGGCCAAGTCCGAAGCCGCGAAGCGGCTCCAGGAGATTCGCGAGGAGGCGACGCGGAACGCCGAGAAGGAGGCGCGCGAGATCGTCACCCTCGCGATCCAGCGCTGCGCCGCCGACCACTCGGCCGAGTCCACCGTCTCGGTCGTCCATCTACCGAACGACGAGATGAAGGGGCGGATCATCGGGCGCGAGGGCCGGAATATCCGCGCCTTCGAGACCGTGACCGGGATCGACGTCATCATCGACGACACGCCCGAGGCCGTGATCCTCTCCGGATTCGATCCGGTCCGGCGCGAGGTTGCGAAGCGGGCGCTCACGAAGCTCGTCACGGACGGACGCATCCACCCCGCGCGCATCGAGGAGGTCGTCGCCAAGACCCAGAAGGAAGTCGAGGAGCAGATCCTCGAGCTGGGCGAGTCGGCGGTCCTCGAAGTCGGGGTCCACTCGATGCATCCCGAGATCGTGAAGCTCCTCGGCCGGCTCCAGTACCGGACCTCCTACGGCCAGAACATCCTCCAGCACTCGAAGGAGGTCGCCTGGATCTGCGGGATCATGGCCGCGCAGCTCGGGTTCGACATCCAGCTCGCGAAGCGCGCCGGACTCCTCCACGACCTCGGCAAGGCCGTGACGCACGAGGTCGAGGGCGCTCATGCCCAGATCTCGATGGACTTCGCGAAGAAGTACGGCGAGCCCGACGAGGTCGTTCGCGCCGTGGGCTACCATCATCACGATCCCACGGCCGAGAACCTGTACGCGGTGCTCGTGATGGCCGCCGACGCGGTCTCGGGAGCGCGGCCGGGAGCCCGCCGCGAGAGCATCGAGAACTACGTGAAGCGCCTCGAGGCGCTCGAGAAGATCGCCGACAGCTTCCCCGGGGTGGAGAAGTCGTACGCGATCCAGGCGGGGCGCGAGGTGCGCATCATGGTGGAGCCGAAGAACGTCGACGACGCCCGCGCGGTGCAGCTCGCGTCGGACGTCGCGAGGCGGGTGGAGCGCGAGCTCCAGTATCCGGGCCAGATCAAGGTGATCGTGATCCGCGAGACGCGCGCGATGGAGTACGCCCGGTAG
- a CDS encoding cell division protein ZapA codes for MTTEPNTQSVTIFGSEYKIRGADPDYIQVVAAYVDGKMRELTQRVPGGTPAKLAILASLNIADELFRERDERTRRENELRERAREWGRLLSDNLSEK; via the coding sequence ATGACGACCGAACCGAACACGCAGAGCGTGACGATCTTCGGCAGCGAGTACAAGATCCGCGGCGCGGATCCGGATTACATCCAGGTGGTCGCCGCCTACGTGGACGGCAAGATGCGGGAGCTGACCCAGCGCGTCCCGGGAGGCACTCCGGCCAAGCTCGCGATCCTGGCTTCGCTGAACATCGCCGATGAGCTCTTTCGCGAGCGCGACGAGCGCACGCGACGTGAGAACGAGTTGCGCGAGCGCGCCCGCGAATGGGGGCGCCTCCTGAGCGACAACCTCAGCGAGAAATGA
- the zapB gene encoding cell division protein ZapB, giving the protein MAVPELDQLEDRIQAAVGILTKLREEKKRLEAENGDLRQRLVDVEARAGKNADALKPQIQALEAERTALLDERRVMAKRVEDMLVKLDQLHKAVHA; this is encoded by the coding sequence GTGGCAGTGCCTGAGCTGGATCAGCTCGAAGACCGGATCCAGGCCGCGGTGGGAATCCTCACGAAGCTCCGTGAGGAGAAGAAGCGGCTGGAGGCGGAGAACGGAGATCTGAGGCAGCGTCTCGTCGACGTGGAGGCGCGCGCCGGAAAGAATGCCGACGCCCTGAAGCCGCAGATCCAGGCCCTCGAGGCGGAGCGCACGGCGCTCCTCGACGAGCGGCGCGTGATGGCGAAACGGGTGGAGGACATGCTGGTCAAGCTGGACCAACTGCACAAGGCGGTCCACGCTTGA